A stretch of Vigna angularis cultivar LongXiaoDou No.4 chromosome 4, ASM1680809v1, whole genome shotgun sequence DNA encodes these proteins:
- the LOC108330361 gene encoding uncharacterized protein LOC108330361: protein MDIFNRLQINISFVEAMELMPTYAKLMKELLTKKRRFSEETMELEAGCSAIIQKSLPQKSKDPGSFTIPVTIETLPVGKALLDLGASINLMPLSMLKRIWDLEVRPTQMTLQLADRSMKYPYGVAEDVLVKVDKFMFLVDFVVMDIEEDVEVPIILGRPFMKTAKVIIDVDDGKLKVRVQDDEVNFNVFEAIQHPKDKQHCFKMNVVDEFCLSAKKQLKKQVH, encoded by the coding sequence ATGGATATTTTCAACCGACTACagattaatatttcttttgtgGAAGCTATGGAGTTGATGCCAACCTATGCAAAACTTATGAAAGAGCTCCtgacaaagaaaagaagattttcTGAAGAAACAATGGAGCTTGAAGCAGGCTGCAGTGCTATAATCCAGAAATCATTACCTCAAAAGTCCAAGGACCCtggaagtttcaccattccagTCACAATCGAGACATTGCCAGTAGGTAAAGCATTACTTGACTTGGGTGCTAGTATAAATTTAATGCCTTTGTCCATGCTAAAAAGAATATGGGATTTGGAAGTAAGGCCTACACAGATGACATTACAGTTAGCTGATAGATCCATGAAATATCCCTATGGTGTGGCAGAGGATGTCTTGGTTAAAGTTGATAAATTCATGTTCCTAGttgactttgtggtgatggataTTGAGGAAGATGTTGAAGTTCCTATAATACTGGgaagaccttttatgaagactgctaagGTCAttattgatgttgatgatggaaaactAAAGGTCAGAGTGCAGGATGATGAAGTCaactttaatgtttttgaagcaatcCAGCACCCTAAAGACAAACAACACTGTTTCAAAATGAATGTGGTAGATGAATTTTGTTTATCAGCCAAGAAACAATTGAAAAAGCAAGTCCATTGA
- the LOC108330360 gene encoding subtilisin-like protease SBT1.8 — protein MASLFTFVLSLLLVAQCCWCLTLPKKTYIVHMKQNNKPSIYPTHTDWYTANLQSLTTDSDPLLYSYTHAYNGFAASLAEEQAQELLRSEDVLGVYEETVYQLHTTCTSQFLALERETGLWEGHTAQDHNQASHNDIMGDGVDVLSLSLGGGSAPYFHDTIAVGAFAAVVRGIFVSCSARNRGPEKASLANVARWIMTVGAGTLDRDFPAFAVLGNKKQYSGVSPYSRTRMGTEPMGLVYNKRLNQSGSVCMPDSLDPSLVRGKVVVCDRGINARVEKGKVVRVAGGVGMILENTEASGEELVADNHLLPAVVVGRIVGDQIRKHASSDPNPTAVLGFRGTVLNIRPSPMVVPWTERLVRWRLYSTGEDERHKQRDRE, from the exons ATGGCTTCCCTTTTCACCTTCGTTTTGTCCCTCTTGCTTGTGGCACAATGCTGCTGGTGTCTAACATTGCCCAAGAAGACATACATAGTTCACATGAAACAGAACAATAAACCTTCAATCTACCCTACTCACACTGACTGGTACACTGCAAATCTTCAATCTTTAACCACTGATTCCGATCCCTTGCTTTACTCTTATACTCATGCCTACAACGGCTTTGCGGCGTCGCTGGCCGAGGAACAGGCACAGGAGCTTCTCAGATCCGAGGATGTTCTTGGAGTGTACGAGGAGACAGTCTACCAACTGCACACCACGTGTACGTCGCAGTTTTTGGCGCTCGAGAGAGAGACGGGGCTGTGGGAAGGTCACACCGCGCAGGACCACAACCAAGCGTCGCACAACGATATCATGGGG GACGGCGTCGACGTGCTCTCGCTCTCCCTCGGCGGTGGCTCTGCGCCGTACTTTCACGACACCATTGCTGTAGGCGCGTTCGCAGCGGTGGTAAGGGGGATCTTCGTCTCCTGCTCCGCCAGGAACAGGGGCCCCGAGAAGGCCTCACTTGCAAATGTTGCACGCTGGATAATGACCGTTGGGGCTGGGACGTTGGACCGTGATTTCCCCGCCTTCGCCGTGCTCGGCAACAAAAAACAGTACTCCGGTGTTTCGCCTTACAGCAGAACCAGAATGGGGACCGAACCGATGGGGTTGGTTTATAATAAAAGGTTGAACCAGTCCGGAAGCGTCTGCATGCCCGATTCACTCGACCCGAGTTTAGTTCGTGGGAAGGTGGTGGTTTGCGATAGAGGGATTAACGCGCGCGTGGAGAAGGGCAAGGTGGTGCGTGTCGCAGGTGGGGTAGGGATGATTCTGGAAAACACAGAAGCGAGTGGGGAGGAGTTAGTAGCAGACAACCACCTTCTACCGGCTGTGGTGGTGGGAAGAATCGTGGGGGATCAGATCAGGAAACACGCTTCCTCAGATCCTAATCCAACGGCAGTTCTCGGTTTCCGTGGAACAGTTTTGAACATTAGACCTTCACCAATGGTGGTGCCTTGGACTGAGCGGCTGGTCCGATGGAGGCTCTACTCTACCGGAGAAGACGAACGACACAAGCAACGTGACAGAGAGTGA